One window of Canis lupus baileyi chromosome 21, mCanLup2.hap1, whole genome shotgun sequence genomic DNA carries:
- the LOC140613648 gene encoding olfactory receptor 5B2-like: MENNTKVTEFILVGLTNTPELQIPLFIMFTLIYLFTLAGNLGMVVLILLDSCLHTPMYFFLSNLSLVDFGYSTAVTPKVMAGLLRGDQVISYNACAAQMFFFAAFATVESYLLASMAYDRYVAVCKPLHYTTTMTTGVCARLAIGSYMSGFLNASVDVGDTFHLSFCNSNVIHHFFCDIPAVMALSCSNRHVSELVLVFVASFHIFLALLIILISYLFIFITILKIPSVEGYLKAVSTCASDLTAVSIFYGTVIFMYSQPTSNHSMDTDKIISVFYTVIIPMLNPMVYSLRNKEVKNAFKKVVEKVKLSLSFTS, from the coding sequence ATGGAGAACAACACAAAAGTGACTGAGTTCATCCTAGTGGGACTAACCAATACCCCAGAGCTGCAGATCCCCCTCTTTATCATGTTCACCCTCATTTACCTCTTCACTCTGGCTGGGAACCTGGGCATGGTGGTGCTGATTCTCTTGGACTCCTGTCTCCACACTCCCATGTACTTTTTTCTCAGCAACCTGTCTCTGGTGGACTTTGGTTACTCTACAGCTGTCACTCCCAAGGTCATGGCTGGGTTACTTAGAGGAGACCAGGTCATCTCCTACAATGCATGTGCTGCTCAGATGTTCTTTTTTGCAGCCTTTGCAACAGTGGAAAGTTACCTCTTAGCTTCAATGGCCTATGACCGGTATGTGGCCGTGTGCAAACCCCTCCATTACACCACCACCATGACGACAGGTGTGTGTGCTCGTCTGGCCATAGGCTCCTATATGTCTGGTTTTCTGAATGCTTCTGTAGATGTTGGAGATACATTCCATCTCTCCTTCTGTAATTCCAATGTGATCCATCACTTTTTCTGTGATATTCCTGCAGTCAtggctctctcttgctctaataGACATGTCAGTGAGCTGGTTCTTGTCTTTGTAGCAAGCTTCCACATCTTTCTTGCTCTCCTCATTATCTTGATTTCCTACTTGTTCATTTTTATCACCATCCTGAAAATACCCTCAGTGGAGGGATACCTGAAGGCCGTATCCACCTGCGCCTCCGACCTCACTGCAGTATCCATCTTCTATGGGACAGTCATCTTCATGTACTCCCAGCCCACCTCCAACCACTCTATGGACACAGACAAAATCATATCTGTGTTCTATACTGTAATCATCCCCATGCTAAATCCCATGGTGTATAGCCTGAGgaacaaagaggtaaagaatgCTTTCAAGAAGGTTGTTGAGAAGGTAAAACTGTCTCTAAGCTTCACCTCTTAG
- the LOC140613647 gene encoding olfactory receptor 10Q1-like, translating to MFARSPVLNQSSPTEFFFRVLTTVPEFQALLFLLFLLLYLMILCGNTAIIWVVCTHSSLRTPMYFFLCNLAFVEISYTTVVVPLMLSNIWGAPKPIPLAGCGAQMFFFLTLGGADCFLLAIMAYDRYVAICHPLHYTLIMTQKLCAQMVACAVGLALVLSLQLTSLIFTLPFCGHRREINHFLCDVPPVLRLACADIRVHQAVLYVVGILVLTVPFLLICVSYVFIASAILRIRSSEGRRRAFSTCSSHLTVVLLQYGFCAVVYLRPQSTSSVDEDRQFALVYTFVTPLLNPLIYTLRNKDVKGALKKAISSKAASEAL from the coding sequence ATGTTCGCTAGGAGCCCTGTCCTCAACCAATCCAGCCCCACTGAGTTCTTCTTCCGCGTGTTGACCACCGTCCCAGAATTCCAggccctgctcttcctcctcttcctcctcctctactTGATGATCCTCTGTGGCAACACAGCCATCATCTGGGTGGTGTGCACGCACAGCTCCCTCCgcacccccatgtacttcttcctctgcaACCTGGCCTTTGTAGAGATCAGCTACACCACGGTGGTGGTGCCTCTGATGCTTTCCAACATTTGGGGAGCCCCGAAGCCCATCCCCCTGGCTGGCTGTGGGGCCcagatgttcttttttctcactcTTGGTGGTGCTGACTGCTTTCTCTTGGCAATCATGGCCTACGATCGCTACGTGGCCATCTGCCACCCGCTGCACTACACCCTCATCATGACCCAGAAGCTGTGCGCCCAGATGGTGGCGTGCGCGGTGGGCCTGGCCCTGGTCCTCTCCCTGCAGCTCACGTCCTTAATCTTCACCCTGCCCTTCTGCGGGCACCGCCGGGAGATCAACCACTTCCTGTGCGATGTGCCCCCGGTCCTGCGGCTGGCCTGCGCCGACATCCGCGTGCACCAGGCGGTCCTCTACGTGGTGGGCATCCTCGTGCTGACCGTCCCCTTCCTGCTCATCTGTGTGTCCTATGTGTTCATCGCCTCGGCCATCCTGCGCATCCGCTCCTCTGAGGGCCGCCGCCGggccttctccacctgctcctcGCACCTCACCGTGGTCCTGCTGCAGTACGGCTTCTGTGCCGTGGTCTACCTGCGGCCCCAGTCCACCTCCTCGGTGGACGAGGACCGCCAGTTTGCCCTGGTCTACACCTTTGTCACCCCCCTCCTCAACCCGCTGATTTACACCCTCAGAAACAAAGATGTCAAAGGTGCTTTGAAAAAGGCCATCAGTAGCAAAGCAGCATCTGAAGCTctctga
- the LOC140613449 gene encoding olfactory receptor 5B12-like, giving the protein MTLMENVSEVTEFILVGLTDALEMQVPLFTVFTIIYFIILVGNAGMIVLILLDSRLHTPMYFFLSNLSFVDCVYASAVTPKVMVGFLTKDKIISYNACAAQMFFFSAFATIESFLLASMAFDRHTAVCKPLHYATIMTSAMYTSLATGSYISGLLQSSIHVALTFHLSFCRSNIINHFFCDIPALLALSCSDIYMNEIVLFILAAFNVLFTLLVILNSYLFIFIAILGMHSAEGQKKAFSTCASHLTTVSIFYGTIIFMYLQPTSSHSMDTDKMASIFYTMVIPMLNPLIYSLRNKEVKSAFQKVVGKAKSSVGLAY; this is encoded by the coding sequence ATGACTTTGATGGAGAACGTTTCAGAGGTGACTGAATTCATTCTTGTGGGGTTAACAGATGCCCTGGAGATGCAGGTCCCTTTATTTACAGTCTTCACTATCATTTACTTCATCATTCTGGTTGGGAATGCTGGGATGATCGTGTTGATTCTGCTGGATTCTCGTCTCCACactcccatgtacttcttcctcagcaACCTCTCCTTTGTAGACTGTGTTTATGCCTCAGCTGTCACTCCCAAGGTAATGGTGGGATTTCTCACAAAAGATAAGATCATCTCCTACAATGCATGTGCTGCCCAGATGTTCTTCTTTTCAGCCTTTGCCACTattgaaagttttcttttggCCTCAATGGCTTTTGACCGCCACACAGCAGTGTGTAAACCCCTGCATTACGCCACCATCATGACAAGTGCTATGTATACCTCACTGGCCACTGGTTCCTACATCTCTGGACTCTTGCAGTCTTCCATCCATGTTGCCCTCACCTTTCACCTCTCCTTCTGTCGTTCCAACATAATTAATCACTTTTTCTGTGACATTCCCGCACTGTtggctctctcttgctctgatATCTACATGAATGAGATTGTGCTCTTCATATTGGCAGCATTCAATGTCCTTTTCACCCTCTTGGTTATCTTGAATTcttatctgttcatttttattgctatcCTGGGAATGCACTCAGCTGAGGGACAGAAGAAGGCTTTCTCCACCTGTGCATCCCACCTGACCACTGTCTCCATCTTCTATGGGACAATCATCTTCATGTACTTGCAGCCAACTTCTAGTCATTCCATGGACACAGACAAAATGGCATCCATATTCTACACCATGGTCATCCCCATGCTGAACCCTTTGATCTATAGTCTAAGGAACAAAGAGGTCAAGAGTGCATTTCAGAAAGTGGTTGGAAAAGCAAAGTCTTCAGTGGGTTTAGCCTACTAA